Part of the Plasmodium vinckei vinckei genome assembly, chromosome: PVVCY_13 genome, taaatcatcaaatttttgatattcattatttatgaaattTTCTTCTATTGACGTCATTTTAtgattaaattatttaaataaaaaatatattaaacttATAAATCTGATAAAATCATAAATTTTgctatttaaataataatttgtattttttttaaataaatatttgttttttatgctttattggagaaaattatttgcttcaattttaattatatttatgttatttttcgagctattaatttttaattaaaaaaaatactaatataaattttaatattttctttttaaagttcaaaatgaataaattttatattcaaatcgctttatttattttaagcATTTTCGCATATGCAAATAATGAAGCCCTTGCAGCTGACCCTGATCTAAAAAAAGTTACCCAAAAAGTTcccaaaaaatttaatacaaTCAGATCAAGAGGTTGTTATCTTAGGTAAGAAAATGCAacaatatatgcatattacatatttcattatGATCATATTAAATATCCACTTGTACAACaatgttataatataaatacaataactttatttttgtaaacattaaaaatattttcatttttctcaATGACAGTTCAgaagaaatatatgaaaaatgcAAGTACTTATCATGTCGCAGTCGCAACCCTACACGAGTGATCAATATTATGAACGATGCTGTAAAACAGTTAGAATACTATGCTACAACCAAAGATGGTTATGAaccatatttaaaaaatcctaatgataaaacatcgtattatgtaaaaaaatttgacaATCAGACGaatattgataaaattCAATATACAATTACTGGTTCGGATAAGGTATCAGTTAACGAAcatcattaaaatttataagccaaattaaaaaatgattataatttatatacatatatttctcTTTGCTTCCATTAGTATGATGAAACAGTAGACACGTTGTGGGATTCCGGTGTCCCCAATATTTTCAACGAAGACGTTCctaaaagtataaaaaacataaacaaTTAGTCAAATTaacatattattgttaCTATTTATTCGCCATTTCgtgatttattatttccattgCTATATGATACTATTTATTGTTTCTCATGTCTTCaaattcataatattttattttacataatgcaaaattatttttttttgaatagtTCTCCATATGTACGGTCCAAATTTACTAGTTATACGAGAACGTTTCAAAAGTATGCATGAGGGTCgtgataaatatttttatgctttAGTTACCAAGGTTGAAGTAAGGAAACCTTTCCTTTTCTATTTCGTTACAAATCGTATTTCTCATATTATTCACAATAATTTatgcaatatatttttattaattttgtagaTATCAAAATGCAAAACTATAATTGCCATGACTTCAATAAATGGAATTGATAATATCCCttccaaaaaatataacaacccaataataaaaaaagcaaGTTTATTCAATATTTACATGAAATCTAAAgatgatattaaaaaagaaagttTATTAAATACTTCCACAAAACCTAAAgatgatattaaaaaagaaagttTATTAAATACTTCCACAAAACTTAAAGATGATATTAAAAGTGGAAAATTAGAACAAATATTTGTGAACTTAGCTGGATACCtcattgaaaaaaaaagaaataatgtTGAAGTCACCTATATCGAATCTGTAAGcgatatacaaattttaataatataataatttatttcacaattgctaaaaaaaaatacggTTTTAAcgaaatatacatatttataatatatgctatattttgaaaatttttaacgttttacatatttatccatttatgttttttttcttagaTTCAGGGATATTCTTCCATTGAACAAAAGTGAATTATTGGAAAAGCTttagattattttttccttcatatatatttttaagaaCCATAAAATTAGAAgatttttgttaataaaacaatttattttcattataataatgttttttgtatataatttgtttatgtcttttaatattaagaTGTATCTGTATGTATTAATTTGTGAACACTACAAATATAactgttatttttatggcGATTTTTATTCAATGCTTATCACTCTTTGTTGTTAACAAAGATAAGCATTATCTCAAGATTAACCATATGGGtcagaaaatatatttaatcaaattataaaaaattaaatgaaaatgtacCCCGAACTCTAAATCAAAACATAAATTCCATAGAACAAAATGATAACCCATAATGCATGAACACTTCGGCATCaagaatattataattaaaaaataaatttattttacgtATGCATGTGTATTTCGTGTTTTACAACTTTatgtttcattattttatttttatattttatttatttgtattttttttaattttatatatactttgtTTCgttattaaaagaaatttataatttgtgttaatttataaaaaaatatggatatcTATATTACCaccaataaataatttttataaaattaacaattttgatagaaaaatgttatttagtaaaatttgtattaaaagcataaaaaaaatacagaaAACGCGATTTATCgccatatatattttatcatactattattttgatgAGGTAAAAATATGGTTATTATAGtagtattaataatatttaattaactGCATTTCtcaaattaaattaaattatatatttaaaatataatggatatgttttatattaaatctAGCATTTCCAAAAAAttgttgtaaaaaaatgaaaaaaacagCAAAACAACTATTTAAtacaattattaataaagcatatatattttttacattattttcttgcttttacatttttattttaaataatttattttatataggTAAAAACAACagattttttctattaaatataagtaTACATGAAATTTCATACGTAATGAGACGTTTTGTGAAATTTAAATTGAGTTTATTcacttataaaaatataaaacttgCGTATTcataatgttatatattaaaaatatcatttatataattaaaaatatatattttagatatcataatattaatgaaattataaatcacaaaatttttgatattcattatttatgaaatCTTCTTCTATCGACGTCGTTTTATgattgaattatttaaataaaaaatatattataattaaaaatatgataaaagcATACATTTTgtcttttaaataatagtttatatttttttatactttattggagaaaattattttcttcaattttaattatgcTTGTGCTATTTTTCAAGtcgttattttttaattaaaaaaatattaatatattttttaatattttgtttgtaaagttcaaaatgaacaaattttatattcaaatcgctttatttcttttaagtCTCTCCGTATATctgaataataaaacccTCGCAGCTGAGGCTGCTCCAGGAAAATCCACAAAAAccaaatcaaaaaatagttaTGCTACGTAAGAAAATAcatcaatatatatattacatatttcattatgaaaatattaaatatacgCCTATGCAATaatgttataatataaatacaatgtctttatttttgtatgcatttaaaatttgttcattt contains:
- a CDS encoding fam-a protein; its protein translation is MNKFYIQIALFILSIFAYANNEALAADPDLKKVTQKVPKKFNTIRSRGCYLSSEEIYEKCKYLSCRSRNPTRVINIMNDAVKQLEYYATTKDGYEPYLKNPNDKTSYYVKKFDNQTNIDKIQYTITGSDKYDETVDTLWDSGVPNIFNEDVPKILHMYGPNLLVIRERFKSMHEGRDKYFYALVTKVEISKCKTIIAMTSINGIDNIPSKKYNNPIIKKASLFNIYMKSKDDIKKESLLNTSTKPKDDIKKESLLNTSTKLKDDIKSGKLEQIFVNLAGYLIEKKRNNVEVTYIESIQGYSSIEQK